From a single Lolium rigidum isolate FL_2022 chromosome 7, APGP_CSIRO_Lrig_0.1, whole genome shotgun sequence genomic region:
- the LOC124669329 gene encoding protein NLP2-like, with protein sequence MDVPAPSSRAGCSGSIGSPSDDPYGAAAMMNFDGYSELCSSPSLTDQLFSLLNDSSTHQMFAMWSSLGSSPRASGISEDMQLDAFSSEPGLQKTDLVPLANPAETARVAKSSGELGSAGVVQQGSTSLVPRPVAGNLLAERMLMALNLFRQSLGGGVLAQVWMPVEQEGHVVLSTCEQPFLLDQALAGYREISRQFVFSAKEETSLYPGVPGRVFISGVPEWTSNVLYYSKPEYLRMEYAVRHDVRGSLAMPIYDPSKGSCCAVLELITKNEKPDFDAEMDNLRQALQAVNLNTTRDCSNGKFYSENQKAAFTEILDVLRAICHAHMLPLALTWVPTSDESRDGHIVGQENVFASRSGKAMLSIHKSACYVNDAKMQGFFHACAESHLEKGQGIVGRALKSNLPFFSPNIREYSIKDYPLAHHARKFGLHAAVAIRLRSTYTGDDDYILEFFLPVNCTGSEEQQLLLNNLSSTMQRICKSLRTVSEAEVVKVDACTGTALMYKTTSGNCLPAGHSESSSHCDQPVTEKAFQDLSLVDKQGDTAEQIQSSSVRLAEKRRSTAEKNIGIDVLRKYFSGSLKDAAKSLGVCPTTLKRICRQHGISRWPSRKINKVNRSLKKIQTVINSVHGVESSLQYDPASGSLVPAVSLPEKMPFPSSDGLSSPSVGKSADEKSGPKSEQGYSSPEGWERENCQLQLPDAQKGEGNEFHMQTRNYSGSDNQASYDAIVTDHLNSEGTQGPLYPTAVVGSLHHKEPGYINHSVSVCPGFGTIEDQIAGRNSPPIQPADIDMFGDHGDREHTHPSTSGMTDSSSGSASSHPTFKKNPSHSLKDKSSPALTVKGTYNGDTVRFKFMPSLGWYHLLDEIAKRFKLSTGVFQLKYKDDEDEWVIMANESDLQECVDVMDSMGTRNVKLQVRDLPCLISSSGSSTCLQLEGQNS encoded by the exons ATGGACGTGCCGGCGCCGTCCAGCCGTGCTGGATGCAGTGGAAGCATCGGCAGCCCTTCGGATGATCCGTATGGCGCCGCGGCCatgatgaactttgatgggtactCTGAGCTCTGCAGCAGCCCTTCACTAACCGATCAACTCTTCTCCTTACTGAATGATTCGTCTACACACCAGATGTTCGCTATGTGGTCATCCTTAGGATCATCGCCTCGTGCATCTGGTATCAGTGAAGATATGCAGCTCGATGCCTTTTCCAGTGAACCTGGGCTTCAGAAGACTGATTTGGTACCGTTGGCGAACCCGGCTGAAACCGCAAGAGTAGCCAAGAGTTCAGGCGAGCTTGGGTCGGCTGGTGTTGTCCAGCAAGGAAGTACTAGCTTGGTTCCGAGGCCTGTTGCTGGTAACTTACTCGCTGAAAGGATGCTCATGGCTCTGAATTTGTTCAGGCAGTCGCTGGGCGGTGGCGTTCTTGCCCAGGTCTGGATGCCTGTTGAGCAGGAGGGGCATGTCGTGCTGAGTACATGTGAGCAGCCGTTTCTGCTTGACCAGGCTCTTGCAGGGTACAGAGAAATATCCAGGCAATTCGTATTCTCGGCGAAGGAGGAGACTAGCCTGTACCCAGGTGTTCCAGGGAGGGTCTTCATCTCTGGTGTGCCAGAATGGACCTCAAATGTGCTCTACTACAGCAAGCCAGAGTACTTGAGGATGGAGTATGCAGTTCGCCATGACGTACGAGGATCACTTGCAATGCCGATTTATGACCCCAGCAAGGGCAGTTGCTGTGCTGTGCTTGAGCTTATCACAAAAAACGAGAAGCCTGATTTTGATGCAGAGATGGATAACCTTCGGCAAGCATTGCAG GCTGTGAACTTGAACACTACGAGGGATTGCAGTAATGGCAAG TTTTATTCAGAAAATCAGAAAGCTGCCTTTACTGAAATATTGGATGTACTAAGAGCTATTTGCCACGCGCACATGCTTCCATTGGCCCTTACATGGGTTCCTACATCAGATGAAAGTCGCGATGGTCATATTGTTGGACAAGAGAATGTCTTTGCTTCACGGTCAGGAAAAGCGATGCTCTCGATCCACAAATCAGCTTGTTATGTTAATGATGCAAAGATGCAAGGCTTTTTTCATGCATGTGCTGAAAGTCATCTTGAGAAAGGGCAAGGTATTGTGGGACGAGCACTCAAGTCCAATCTCCCGTTCTTCTCACCCAATATAAGAGAGTACAGTATTAAGGATTACCCACTCGCACACCATGCTCGTAAGTTTGGTCTGCATGCTGCTGTAGCAATTCGGCTAAGGAGCACATACACTGGTGATGATGACTACATACTAGAATTCTTTCTCCCTGTCAACTGCACAGGCAGTGAAGAACAACAGTTATTATTGAATAACTTGTCAAGTACAATGCAAAGAATATGCAAAAGCTTGCGAACAGTTTCTGAAGCAGAGGTTGTTAAAGTTGATGCATGTACGGGTACGGCATTAATGTATAAGACAACCAGTGGAAATTGCTTGCCTGCTGGCCACTCTGAAAGTTCTTCACATTGTGATCAACCAGTCACAGAAAAGGCATTTCAGGATCTATCTTTGGTCGATAAGCAAGGGGACACAGCTGAGCAG ATACAG TCTAGTTCAGTGAGACTTGCAGAGAAAAGGCGCAGTACGGCTGAAAAGAATATTGGTATTGATGTTCTTCGTAAATACTTCTCTGGAAGTCTGAAGGATGCTGCGAAGAGCCTTGGTG TTTGTCCAACAACTTTGAAACGGATATGCCGGCAACATGGAATTTCACGATGGCCATCTCGCAAGATAAACAAGGTCAACCGTTCATTAAAGAAGATCCAAACTGTTATTAACTCAGTCCATGGGGTTGAGAGCTCTTTGCAGTATGACCCTGCTTCTGGATCTCTTGTTCCAGCAGTTTCTCTGCCAGAGAAGATGCCATTCCCTTCATCTGATGGTTTGTCTAGTCCATCCGTTGGAAAATCTGCAGATGAAAAATCTGGCCCAAAATCTGAGCAAGGGTATTCATCGCCTGAGGGATGGGAAAGAGAAAATTGTCAATTGCAGCTCCCTGATGCACAGAAAGGGGAAGGCAATGAATTTCACATGCAGACACGTAACTATAGTGGCAGTGATAATCAGGCTTCTTATGACGCGATTGTCACAGATCATTTAAATTCTGAAGGCACACAAGGACCATTATATCCCACTGCTGTTGTCGGTTCTCTGCATCACAAGGAACCAGGTTACATCAATCATTCTGTCTCTGTCTGCCCAGGCTTCGGGACCATCGAAGACCAGATAGCGGGAAGGAACTCACCACCCATACAGCCGGCAGATATTGATATGTTTGGTGATCACGGAGACAGGGAGCATACTCATCCTTCTACCTCTGGCATGACAGACTCTTCGAGCGGCAGTGCATCAAGCCACCCTACTTTCAAGAAGAACCCATCACATTCGCTGAAAGACAAGAGCAGTCCTGCGCTTACAGTTAAGGGTACCTACAATGGGGACACCGTGCGGTTCAAGTTTATGCCATCGCTGGGCTGGTATCACCTGCTGGATGAAATAGCCAAGAGGTTCAAGCTGTCAACTGGGGTATTccagctcaagtacaaggacgatGAGGACGAGTGGGTCATCATGGCGAATGAGTCTGATCTCCAGGAGTGCGTGGACGTCATGGATTCAATGGGCACACGCAACGTGAAGCTCCAGGTGCGGGACCTCCCTTGCCTGATCAGCAGCTCAGGTAGCAGCACTTGTTTGCAGCTGGAAGGACAGAATTCATGA